The Candidatus Zixiibacteriota bacterium genome window below encodes:
- a CDS encoding HAMP domain-containing sensor histidine kinase, which produces MTYSTGKFILIALFTVLLIVLVNLVWWVNYQRTEQMLEDQLGRRLAAVASGASISFPPEQVDSLCYGSLDAYFRALSVMEQVRQSDSLSEVFILDEDYYYLATTSLESDSTYFLSEIHAGRIDSVLFGLTAGVCLTPTYRSGDLYLKSAFAPLLRGDNVVVAVVGVEASVDYFDSLTELRHNLYYASGFSLLAGLVLGLIFLWWQRRINAAEQKLFLGETHAHLGRMVAVVAHELRNPLMIIRASAERLQKKTAQSEAGFVMEEVDRLNEIVTGYLEFARAGGSLLKSEQPSEINLHELVVGVRKHLAEKYAGQEITWLGQDVPAELSMVSYARSLRQVLLNLLFNGVESCLAAGRRVAVGLTANEDGTFVQMSVIDRGGGLSRKEQRRVFTPFYTTKQSGSGLGLYLSRTIVIEMGGEIKLKSQPGQGTEIMIRLPKAARK; this is translated from the coding sequence ATGACTTACTCAACCGGTAAGTTCATTCTCATAGCGCTCTTCACAGTCCTCCTGATTGTGCTGGTCAATCTGGTCTGGTGGGTTAACTACCAGCGCACTGAGCAGATGCTGGAGGACCAGCTCGGGCGTCGGCTGGCGGCGGTGGCCTCAGGGGCGAGCATCAGCTTCCCGCCCGAACAGGTGGACAGCCTGTGCTACGGCAGTCTCGACGCCTATTTCCGCGCGCTCTCGGTCATGGAACAGGTGCGGCAGTCAGATTCGCTCTCCGAGGTGTTCATTCTCGATGAAGACTATTACTACCTTGCTACGACTTCGCTCGAATCAGATTCAACCTACTTCCTCTCCGAGATCCACGCCGGCCGTATCGACTCGGTCCTGTTCGGCCTCACCGCCGGCGTTTGCCTGACCCCCACCTATCGCAGCGGAGATCTCTATCTGAAATCAGCGTTTGCACCGCTACTCCGCGGCGACAATGTGGTTGTGGCGGTGGTGGGAGTGGAAGCCAGTGTCGACTATTTCGATTCTCTCACCGAGCTTCGCCACAACCTCTATTATGCCTCGGGGTTCTCGCTGTTGGCCGGGCTGGTGCTCGGCCTCATATTCCTCTGGTGGCAGAGGCGAATAAACGCCGCCGAGCAAAAGCTCTTTCTCGGCGAAACCCACGCCCATCTGGGTCGGATGGTGGCGGTGGTCGCACATGAACTTCGCAACCCGCTCATGATCATCCGCGCTTCGGCCGAACGGCTTCAAAAGAAGACGGCCCAAAGCGAGGCCGGTTTTGTCATGGAAGAAGTCGACCGCCTCAACGAGATAGTCACCGGCTATCTCGAGTTCGCCCGCGCGGGCGGCTCGCTTCTCAAATCGGAACAACCGTCGGAAATCAACCTCCACGAACTGGTTGTCGGCGTGCGAAAACATCTCGCCGAGAAATATGCGGGACAGGAGATTACCTGGCTGGGCCAAGATGTGCCGGCAGAACTGTCCATGGTCAGTTACGCCCGTTCTCTGCGGCAGGTGCTTCTCAACCTGCTTTTCAATGGTGTCGAGTCCTGCCTGGCAGCGGGCAGGCGGGTTGCGGTCGGACTTACCGCAAACGAAGACGGCACCTTCGTACAGATGAGCGTGATCGATCGCGGCGGCGGCCTCTCGCGAAAGGAGCAGCGCCGGGTGTTCACGCCGTTCTATACTACGAAGCAGTCCGGGTCAGGTCTGGGCTTGTATTTGAGCCGGACGATTGTCATCGAAATGGGCGGCGAGATCAAACTGAAATCGCAACCGGGACAAGGTACCGAGATCATGATCCGCCTGCCCAAGGCAGCCAGAAAGTAG
- a CDS encoding sigma-54 dependent transcriptional regulator: MASILVVDDEPKMTSLICGALEDEGYRVTTTVDPHEALALIAKHSFDLVITDLAMPQISGMEVLDKALERGDCDVVMMTAYGTAETAVAAMKKGAADYLIKPFALDELVILVKRLTEKRKTASLATHFQQAARAELSRELIGSSPAASKLRRMIEQVAPTDATVLLTGRSGTGKELAARMIHDLSSRKAGPFIAVNAAALPETLLESELFGHEKGAFTGAVSRKLGRFELADKGTIFLDEIGEIALPVQTKLLRVLEERRLVRVGGVDMVDADVRVIVATNKNLKDETRAGRFREDLYFRLNVFPIELPPLADRGEDVIELAEHFLRERRLAQPKLDPSVRELFLAYDWPGNIRELRNVLERAVILSGGGPLTSEHFALEADTAPIGPAQSRSSGGGLDQSERDMILAALDQAKGNKTEAARLLKITRRRLYSRMRAHGLET, encoded by the coding sequence ATGGCAAGCATACTTGTTGTCGACGATGAACCCAAGATGACGTCGCTCATTTGCGGCGCGCTCGAGGACGAAGGGTACCGGGTGACTACGACTGTCGATCCCCATGAAGCGCTCGCCCTGATCGCGAAACATTCCTTTGATTTGGTCATCACCGACCTGGCCATGCCCCAGATATCGGGGATGGAGGTGCTGGACAAGGCGCTCGAGAGGGGGGACTGCGACGTTGTCATGATGACCGCTTACGGCACCGCCGAAACCGCGGTAGCAGCCATGAAGAAAGGGGCCGCCGATTATCTCATCAAGCCGTTTGCGCTTGACGAGCTGGTCATCCTGGTCAAGCGGCTGACCGAGAAGCGGAAAACGGCATCGCTGGCCACTCATTTCCAACAGGCGGCCAGGGCTGAGCTTTCGCGGGAACTGATCGGCTCGTCGCCCGCCGCGTCAAAACTCCGCCGGATGATCGAACAGGTAGCGCCCACCGATGCTACCGTCCTCCTTACCGGCCGCTCCGGCACCGGCAAAGAACTGGCCGCGCGAATGATTCACGATCTTTCCAGCCGGAAGGCGGGGCCGTTTATTGCGGTCAACGCCGCCGCTTTGCCGGAGACCCTGCTGGAATCGGAGCTCTTTGGGCATGAGAAAGGAGCCTTCACCGGGGCTGTATCGCGCAAGCTCGGCCGCTTTGAACTGGCTGATAAAGGGACGATCTTCCTCGACGAAATCGGTGAGATCGCCCTGCCGGTGCAAACCAAGCTGCTTCGAGTGCTCGAAGAGCGCAGGTTGGTCCGGGTCGGAGGAGTGGACATGGTCGATGCCGACGTGCGCGTTATTGTGGCGACCAACAAGAACCTGAAGGACGAAACCCGCGCCGGGCGCTTCCGCGAGGATCTCTACTTTAGGCTTAACGTGTTTCCGATCGAACTGCCGCCCCTGGCGGACCGCGGCGAGGACGTAATCGAACTGGCCGAGCATTTCCTCCGCGAACGGCGGCTGGCCCAGCCCAAACTCGATCCGTCAGTCCGAGAGCTCTTTCTCGCTTACGACTGGCCGGGGAATATCCGCGAACTAAGAAACGTCCTCGAACGGGCAGTGATACTCTCAGGCGGCGGGCCGCTGACTTCGGAACACTTTGCGTTGGAGGCCGACACCGCACCGATAGGCCCGGCACAATCACGGTCATCGGGCGGCGGGCTGGACCAGTCGGAGAGAGATATGATTCTGGCCGCCCTGGACCAGGCAAAAGGGAATAAAACCGAAGCTGCCCGGCTGCTGAAAATCACGCGGCGGCGGCTGTACAGCCGAATGAGGGCGCATGGCCTTGAGACGTAG
- the pruA gene encoding L-glutamate gamma-semialdehyde dehydrogenase, which yields MSLFRVPEPKNEPVRDYAPGSADRAALVKAIAELKAHPIEITSIIGGKEIKGGKKIEIRCPHNFKQLLGYYYQVTQAEVKQAVDSALEAQITWAHMPWEHRAAIFLKAADLLTGPYRHISNAACMLAHSKTIFQAEIDAVCELADFWRFNAYYMQQIYEFQPASSPTVWNRTDHRPLEGFIFCVTPFNFVSINGNLPTAPAMLGNVSVWKPASTAVYTSYFIMKILREAGLPDGVINLIFARGADVGDTILKNEHLAGIHFTGSTGVFQNMWKTVGENIAKYRSYPRIVGETGGKDFIVAHPTADVESLATAITRGAFEYQGQKCSAASRAYIPKSLWPRVKDLLARQVKSIKMGDPEDFTNFFNAVIDESAYKSIVEYIDFAAKAKDAEFLTGGKYDMSSGYFIEPTVVVTTNPDFKLLQEEIFGPVMTIYVYDDAQYAETLHLCDRTSPYALTGAVFATDRKAIMLAERTLRNAAGNFYINDKPTGAVVGQQPFGGGRASGTNDKAGGIQNMLRWTSPRSIKENFVPPKDYRYPFMG from the coding sequence ATGTCATTGTTTCGCGTTCCCGAACCCAAAAACGAACCGGTGCGTGATTACGCCCCCGGCTCGGCCGACCGCGCCGCGCTGGTCAAGGCGATCGCCGAGCTGAAAGCGCATCCGATCGAGATAACGTCGATAATCGGCGGCAAGGAAATCAAGGGCGGAAAGAAAATCGAAATCCGCTGCCCGCACAATTTCAAGCAGCTGCTCGGCTACTACTACCAGGTCACTCAGGCCGAGGTCAAACAGGCGGTCGACAGCGCGCTCGAGGCGCAGATCACCTGGGCGCACATGCCGTGGGAACACCGCGCCGCCATTTTCCTCAAAGCGGCCGATCTACTCACCGGGCCGTATCGTCACATATCGAATGCTGCCTGTATGCTGGCGCACTCGAAGACGATTTTTCAGGCGGAGATCGACGCGGTCTGCGAGCTGGCCGATTTCTGGCGCTTCAACGCGTACTACATGCAGCAGATTTACGAATTTCAGCCGGCAAGCAGCCCGACTGTCTGGAACCGGACCGATCATCGCCCGCTCGAGGGGTTCATCTTCTGCGTCACGCCGTTCAATTTTGTCTCGATCAACGGCAACCTCCCCACGGCGCCCGCCATGCTCGGCAACGTATCGGTCTGGAAACCGGCGTCGACCGCGGTGTACACGTCGTATTTCATCATGAAGATCCTGCGCGAGGCCGGTCTGCCCGACGGCGTCATCAACCTGATTTTCGCGCGCGGCGCCGATGTCGGCGATACGATTCTGAAGAACGAACATCTCGCCGGCATTCATTTCACCGGCTCGACCGGCGTGTTCCAGAACATGTGGAAAACGGTCGGCGAGAATATCGCAAAGTATCGTTCCTATCCGCGCATTGTCGGCGAGACCGGCGGCAAGGATTTCATTGTGGCGCATCCGACCGCCGATGTGGAATCGCTCGCGACCGCAATCACGCGTGGCGCGTTCGAATATCAAGGCCAGAAATGCTCGGCGGCCTCGCGCGCGTACATTCCGAAATCGCTCTGGCCGCGCGTGAAGGATTTGCTGGCCAGGCAGGTCAAGAGTATCAAGATGGGTGATCCGGAGGATTTCACGAATTTCTTCAACGCGGTGATCGATGAATCGGCGTACAAGTCGATTGTCGAGTATATCGATTTCGCCGCGAAGGCCAAAGACGCTGAGTTCCTGACCGGCGGAAAGTATGATATGTCGAGCGGGTATTTTATCGAGCCGACGGTGGTTGTTACCACCAATCCTGATTTCAAGCTGCTGCAGGAGGAGATTTTCGGCCCGGTGATGACGATTTATGTCTATGACGACGCACAGTACGCCGAGACGCTGCACCTGTGTGATCGTACATCGCCGTACGCGCTGACCGGCGCGGTGTTCGCAACTGACCGCAAGGCGATCATGCTGGCGGAGCGGACGCTTCGCAACGCGGCGGGGAATTTCTACATCAACGACAAACCGACCGGCGCGGTGGTGGGCCAGCAGCCGTTCGGTGGCGGACGGGCGTCGGGGACGAACGACAAAGCGGGCGGCATCCAGAACATGCTGCGCTGGACCTCCCCGCGGTCAATCAAAGAGAACTTCGTCCCGCCGAAGGACTATAGGTATCCGTTTATGGGGTAG
- a CDS encoding T9SS type A sorting domain-containing protein, translated as MMHKRTLHSLLIVSFIVALSSTLLAADAVIVQDKPGLLRCVDQSATVTANIDAPISALEVVLQATNNTVIENVTVTWNLPAGVLTDRFIDLTQYPLIRFAAINTSGDPSEDYGAGTGRAVATINFRTKNVCSGTVDIEGAIWPSAPPFGVIQTQFVDAGTGDIRLAAVTSGTISVANDDPTVGDITGGPFTILHGTLFQRTLTATDDDVANGCETLTFFLQQGPAGMTVVGNTLSWTPTGAQVCQYDGDIIVGVRDNCQAQDLSAPFRICVTNNPPAFTDVPAATNEINYGQTFSYDIDAVDPDPGPYGPFYNLVGWSYPQTPPTVDANTGELVWDTGLDLPFGGVFNISVAVNDGAAICECAPNNADTVTFQVTVYLLQVHIAKAERVFIGQPVVVPVTISDISFFNAEIGGFDILIQYDNSAMILQFADEGSFLTDCEWEYFTYRFGPYGNCGPGACPSGVVRVVALGETTGGNLAHHPTCWSVEPGMELFSLHFLVSNDANLECQFAPIRFIWYDCADNGLSSRDGAIFYMSEYVWDFAGFDPGGDPIFTDITGLDQTMPTLTGAPSPECDVFTQKGRPWRLVHFRNGGLDLICADSIDAVGDINLNSIAYEIADAVMFTNYFINGLAAFGTHVEGSIAASDTNKDGITLSVADLVYLIRVIVGDALPYDKISPVAARITYGGGIFSVDRPMGAGYIVVSGDVTPTLLAGNMEMVYGYNGENTNILVWSREGNSFSGTFLRVDGQVVKTEFATDMGQPVVAKVVPADFSLSQNYPNPFNPSTKIDIAIPGIGVEWKLNIYNITGQLVESFSGVANDEFQTVIWDASDVSSGVYFYKLTAGNFSDTKKAVFLK; from the coding sequence ATGATGCATAAAAGAACGCTTCATTCTTTGCTGATAGTCTCCTTTATAGTGGCACTTTCGTCAACATTGTTGGCCGCCGACGCGGTCATTGTCCAGGACAAGCCGGGACTTCTGCGCTGCGTCGACCAGTCAGCCACGGTTACAGCCAATATCGATGCGCCGATTAGCGCTCTCGAGGTTGTGCTGCAAGCAACCAACAATACGGTTATCGAAAACGTAACGGTCACCTGGAATCTGCCGGCCGGTGTTCTGACCGATCGGTTCATCGACCTGACCCAGTATCCGTTGATCCGTTTTGCCGCTATAAACACCAGTGGTGACCCGAGTGAAGATTATGGCGCCGGCACCGGTCGTGCTGTCGCTACGATCAACTTCCGCACGAAGAACGTTTGCTCGGGCACGGTTGACATTGAAGGAGCCATCTGGCCCAGCGCCCCGCCCTTTGGTGTCATTCAGACCCAGTTTGTCGATGCCGGCACCGGCGACATTCGGTTAGCCGCAGTCACTTCCGGCACGATCAGCGTTGCCAACGACGATCCGACAGTCGGCGACATCACCGGCGGTCCGTTTACCATTCTCCATGGCACCCTCTTCCAGAGGACTCTGACCGCGACTGATGACGATGTGGCCAATGGCTGCGAAACCCTGACTTTCTTCCTACAGCAGGGTCCCGCGGGCATGACTGTTGTCGGCAATACCCTGAGCTGGACGCCGACCGGCGCCCAGGTTTGCCAGTACGACGGTGACATTATTGTCGGTGTCCGCGACAACTGCCAGGCCCAGGATCTATCTGCGCCTTTCAGAATCTGCGTGACCAACAACCCGCCGGCGTTTACCGACGTTCCGGCTGCTACGAACGAGATCAACTACGGGCAGACCTTCTCGTATGACATCGATGCCGTAGATCCCGATCCGGGTCCGTATGGTCCGTTCTACAATCTGGTTGGCTGGAGCTATCCTCAGACCCCACCGACTGTTGACGCCAACACCGGTGAGCTCGTTTGGGATACCGGCCTGGATCTGCCGTTTGGCGGCGTGTTCAATATCTCTGTTGCAGTGAATGACGGTGCTGCGATTTGCGAATGCGCCCCGAACAACGCCGACACGGTGACCTTCCAGGTCACGGTCTACCTGCTCCAGGTTCACATTGCCAAGGCCGAAAGGGTCTTCATTGGCCAGCCTGTGGTAGTGCCGGTCACGATCTCCGATATCAGCTTCTTTAATGCTGAGATCGGCGGTTTTGACATTCTGATCCAGTATGACAATTCCGCCATGATTCTGCAGTTCGCCGACGAAGGCTCCTTCCTCACCGACTGTGAGTGGGAGTACTTCACCTATCGGTTCGGCCCGTATGGTAACTGCGGTCCGGGCGCCTGCCCGAGCGGTGTTGTGAGAGTGGTCGCCCTGGGCGAGACCACCGGCGGAAACCTGGCCCATCACCCGACCTGCTGGTCGGTCGAGCCGGGTATGGAGCTGTTTTCACTGCACTTCCTGGTTTCTAACGACGCCAATCTGGAGTGCCAGTTCGCTCCCATCCGCTTCATCTGGTACGACTGTGCCGACAACGGTCTCTCCAGCCGCGACGGTGCGATCTTCTACATGTCTGAATACGTGTGGGATTTCGCCGGCTTCGATCCGGGTGGAGACCCGATCTTCACCGATATCACCGGCCTGGATCAGACCATGCCGACTCTGACCGGTGCGCCGTCTCCGGAATGCGACGTTTTCACGCAGAAGGGTCGTCCGTGGCGCCTGGTTCACTTCCGCAACGGCGGTCTTGACCTCATCTGCGCCGACTCGATCGACGCGGTGGGTGATATCAACCTCAACAGCATCGCGTACGAAATTGCCGACGCGGTCATGTTCACCAACTACTTCATCAACGGGTTGGCGGCTTTCGGTACCCACGTTGAGGGTTCGATTGCGGCCTCCGATACCAACAAAGACGGTATCACCCTGTCGGTGGCGGACCTGGTTTACCTGATCCGTGTAATCGTCGGCGACGCTCTGCCGTATGACAAGATCTCGCCGGTTGCGGCCAGAATCACCTACGGCGGCGGCATCTTCAGTGTCGATCGGCCGATGGGCGCGGGCTACATTGTCGTCTCCGGCGACGTTACCCCGACCCTGCTGGCAGGCAACATGGAGATGGTGTACGGCTACAATGGTGAGAACACCAATATCCTGGTGTGGAGCCGTGAGGGCAACAGCTTCTCCGGCACCTTCCTGCGTGTTGACGGCCAGGTCGTCAAGACCGAATTCGCTACCGATATGGGTCAGCCCGTGGTGGCGAAGGTTGTACCGGCCGACTTCTCGCTGAGCCAGAACTACCCGAACCCGTTCAACCCGAGCACCAAGATCGACATTGCGATCCCGGGCATCGGTGTTGAGTGGAAACTGAACATTTACAACATCACGGGTCAGCTCGTGGAGAGCTTCTCCGGTGTTGCCAATGACGAGTTCCAGACGGTGATTTGGGATGCTTCTGACGTGTCCTCGGGTGTCTACTTCTACAAGCTGACAGCCGGGAACTTCAGCGACACCAAGAAGGCAGTGTTCCTGAAGTAA